The nucleotide window CCGCGGCCCGCGCGCCGGATGCGGGCGCCAACAAAACTCACATCGGCGGGGGCGGCGGCGTTTTCGGCGCCGTGCGTCCGACCGCCTTCGTCACCGACGACGTGCGGTACACCCACTGCTCGGCCGGCCCGCTCGCATCGTCCGGACGAATGTCCGTGATGAGCGGGTTGTTGTCGTCGGTCGGGCGCACGAAGTTGATCTGCAACGTCTTGCGCTTGATGAGCAGCTCGCCCGTGCGCAGCTCTTCCTTCGCAAGGCCGTTCGACAGCCCGGCGATGTACACGCTGAACTTGTTCGTCTTCGGCGCCACCTCGGCCATATCGGTCCAGATCGCCAGACCGGACACCACCCGCGGGGTCGCGTCCGGCTTGCTCACCGGGATCGGCCGCTTCGAGATGGTGATCGAGTTCTGCAGTTGTAGCACCCCCTCCGGCTTGTCCGGAGTCACGTTCGTGTCTTCGATCTTGCGGATCTGCTCGAAGATGAACGGCTGGGGCTCGTCCAGGTGCGTCGTGTTCAGGTCCTTGGTGACCAGCTCGAACTGGGGCAGGAACGTGACCGGCTCGCCGGGCCGCCCCTCTCGCGGCAGGTTGTACACCTGGTACCACATGTACCAAACCGTCTGCTTCGCACGGCGCCCGCCCTTATCGAACCCGTTCACCTGGACGATGCGGAGCGGCTTGTAGCGAAAGTGGAGGGTCCACACGTCCGCGTTGTCGAGCGGCAGGTCCAGGGGAACGACCTTCTTCTCGCTCAGGTTGGTCTGCGCAAGGGCGAACGGACCGGTCAGGACCGATGCCGCGACCGTGCCCAGAAACCCCCGCCGGTCAATCGCCATTGTGTCGCCCCCCCGAGTGGCTGTGCGGTGCCATTCTTGACGATAACCGCTGAACCGGGGCGGATCAACCGCGCCCGGCACCGGTTCCGGAGGTTCGGGAGGCGCCCGCGCCGCACAGCCGGACTTATTCGAGTTCGTACAGGTACGCGGCCGCCCCGGTCTGCTTCACCTCGCGCGCGGGGCGGGCGCGGGCGTCGAGCACGGCGAGCGCTTCTGCCTCTTCGGTGCCGTGCCGGTGGCTCACCACGTACCACACCCGCCCGCGCAACCCGGCCAGTTCGCCCCGGTACGCCGCCGGGTCGTCGCGGTGCTCCGCGCCGAGCGTGACCGCCTCCGCCGGGAACGGCCGCTCGCGCGTGTAGAAGGTGAACGCCGGGACCGCTCCGTAGTAGACGAACACGCGGTCCCCGGGGCGGAACTCCGACCGCACCCGCTCCAGCACCGGCGCGAGCTGCTCCGACCGCGGCGGCTGCTTCAGGAACTCGAACGAGGCCCACACCGGGGACAGCACCAGCAGCGCCAGCAGCGCCCGGGCGGCGAAGGCGTTCCGTTCCGAAAGGCCGTCAAAGACCGCCCACGCGCCCCGGGCAACCAGGAGCACCGCCAGTGGGGTCATGAACAGCATGAGCCGCCCGCCGATCGGGTACTTCTGCAGCCCGGACGCGAGCAGCACCAGGACCGCGGGCGTGACCAGCGCGACGGCCACGGCCCAGCGCGTGCGTGCGAACTCCCGCAGCCCGACGAGCGAGAGCACGGCCGCGAACCCGCCGAGCGGCACCAGCGCCCCGCCGAACCCGCCCGGGGTGGTGAAGAACGCGATCCAGTGGTCCACGAGCCACGCGAGGTCGCCCAGCCCCTTCGGCGGGAGCGACATGAAGTGCCCGGCCCAGTAATCGGTCAGGTACTTGTTGCCGCCGAGCTGCTTCAGGCACAGGAAGTAGCACGCCGCGAAGCTCACGAGCCAAGTCGCAACCGTGCCGCCCGCCGCGAAGAACCGTGGCCGGTCGCGTTCGACCAGCGCGCTCACGAGCAGCCCGGTTCCGATGCCGCCGAGTACGAACACCGACGGGTGCGAGAACCACACCGCTGCGGCCCCGGCCGCGGCCAGCCCGGCCCAGCGCCAGCCCCCCTTCCCTTCGAGCAGCCCGAGGGCGGCAGCGAACAACCCGACCGCGATCGCGGCGTCGCTCGCGTACTGCTTGCACTCGGCCGCGTAGGTGACGAGGTGCGGCGACACCGCGAACAGACCGACCGCCAGGAGCGACGCCCCGGCGGGCAGCAGCCGGCGGGCAACGAACGCGAACCCCACCAGCCCCGCGACCGACGCCAGGAACGGCACGAGCCGCATGGCCCACGCGCCCGGCCCGAACGCGCTGATCCCGGCCTTCGCGGCCAGAAGGAACCCGACCGGCGCCCCCTGGTTGTAATCGAGCTTACCGAGGAGCTGTGCCGGGGTGCGGTCCACCAGGTTCAGCGCGAGCATCGCCTCGTCGATCCACAGGCACCGGTCCGACAAAAGTGCGGTCAGGCGCAGCCCCACCCCGACGCAAACCAGGGCGAGCAGGAGCGCCGTCCGCCGGGCCGGTTGTTGTACCGGATCGCTCACGAGTACGGTAACGGTTTTGGGTGTCGGCTGGAAACGGTTTGCCGGCGGTGCTAACTTCGTAGTGTCCACGCGGTTCGACCTCGGGGTGCGGGCGACACACGGTAGCACCCGCGGCGCGCCGTTCGCAACCCCAACGGCGCCGGCCGCTGGTCGCAAACGCTGCGATCCCGGCACTGGGTGGTTGCGGGCGCGCTGCTGCGTCCGGACCGCATTGGCACGCCACACGGCCCGCACTCGAAGGGTGTGTTCGGTTCGATCGTTGCGGCGCCGGCACTTGCGCCGACGCCGGGCACCGGGCCCACCGACCGGGTATCGTCACCCGCACGCAGCACGGTTCAACTTGTGAACATTCGCACATTTAAGAGCGGTGACGAGACCACCCAGGCGGCGCTGTACAACGTCGCCGCGTTCTCACTGCCGGGGTTCAAACCGGCCAGCGCCGCGGACGTGCAGAAGCGGACCCGGGGCCGCGCGTTCGACCCCGGTACGCGGTTCTACGCCGAAGAGGGCGGTCAGGTGGTCGGGTACTGCTCTCTCGACCTGGCGCAACGGCGGGTCAGCGTGCCGTGGTGCAAGAAGGGGCACGAGGCCGCGGCGGAGCCGCTGTTCGGGGCGGTCATGAACGCGGCCCGGGAGCGCGGCCTCAAAACCGTGTTCGCCGCCTACCGCCGCGACTGGGAATCGGTGCTACGGTTCCTGACGGACCGCGGATTTTCGGTGCGGCGCGAGGTGGTCAACTACTGGGCGGACCCGGTAGACCTGCCCACCCTGGTGAACCGCAGCAAGCTGCCGATCGACCGGCTCCGGCGCGAGGACGTGCCGACCGTGAGTGCGATGGGGCAAGGGATCGTGCGGGTGCCCGCGGCGGAACTTGAAAGTTATTTGTTCGCCAACCCGTACTTCCCGGCAGAAGCGCTCCTGGTGCTGCGCGCGCCCGACGGCACGCCCGCGGCGG belongs to Gemmata obscuriglobus and includes:
- a CDS encoding glycosyltransferase family 39 protein codes for the protein MSDPVQQPARRTALLLALVCVGVGLRLTALLSDRCLWIDEAMLALNLVDRTPAQLLGKLDYNQGAPVGFLLAAKAGISAFGPGAWAMRLVPFLASVAGLVGFAFVARRLLPAGASLLAVGLFAVSPHLVTYAAECKQYASDAAIAVGLFAAALGLLEGKGGWRWAGLAAAGAAAVWFSHPSVFVLGGIGTGLLVSALVERDRPRFFAAGGTVATWLVSFAACYFLCLKQLGGNKYLTDYWAGHFMSLPPKGLGDLAWLVDHWIAFFTTPGGFGGALVPLGGFAAVLSLVGLREFARTRWAVAVALVTPAVLVLLASGLQKYPIGGRLMLFMTPLAVLLVARGAWAVFDGLSERNAFAARALLALLVLSPVWASFEFLKQPPRSEQLAPVLERVRSEFRPGDRVFVYYGAVPAFTFYTRERPFPAEAVTLGAEHRDDPAAYRGELAGLRGRVWYVVSHRHGTEEAEALAVLDARARPAREVKQTGAAAYLYELE